The DNA sequence CTCAAACTCCATTTGCTCCACTATCACATTATAAGCCTCTTCGATTAGGCCTGCCCTTCCGAAAAGGTTCACCATACAACTGTAATGTTCCATGATCGGTTTTACTCTGTACTTGTTTGTCATGATAGTAAATATTTTCTTGCCATCATTCACTAAACCCAAATGTGCACAAGTTGATAGTAATGACACGAATGTAATATTGTCAGGCAGTGCACCAGCACTCTCCATCTGCTGAAAATAAACCAATGCTTTTGGGTCTTTAGAATGAGCCGAAATGATAGAGTTCCAAGAAACAACATCCCTCTCAGACATCTGATCAAACACCTGTTGCGCTCTATCCAACTCGCCATGCTTGGCATAGAGAACAATTAAGGAATTAGCAATGGACAAGTTCCATCCCATTCCTTGTCGAAATGCCCATCCATGAATCTGAACCCCAAGCTTCAATGTTGTCACCCTGCTCAGAATAGCAGATACAGCAATCGAATCAGGCTGATGCCCTTCTTGAAGCATGCCACGGAATATATCTAATGCTTGCAAAAAAAGCCCGTGATGAATATAGCTGGTGAGAATCGAATTCCATGAAACCGAATCTCGACTACTAATTAGATCAAAGACCCTTCGAGCCTTCAAAATGTCACCACACTTAGCATACATGTCAACAAGTGCATTAAGGATAAAACCATCATTGGTGAAACCCAATCGAACAACATGTCGATGCACAGCCATACCTATTTGTATAGACCCTATACCCCCacatgcctttaaaactctagGGAAGGTAAACCTGTCTGGCTCAAATCCCTCTTCTTCCATTTGAAAATATAGCGCCATAGCATCTTCGTACTGTCCCAATTCAGTATATCCGGAGATAAGCGAATTCCACACAAAAGCGGATGTGTTCTTCCTCTTACGCATTTCATCGAACACCTGGTGGGCATCTTCGATGCAACCACAAGACGCATACAGACGAAGTAACTTCGACGATAGGCCTTCGtttcttttcaaaatattaCGCGGAATAAGGCGGTGAATTCGGACACCATGGTCGATAGCTCGTAATTCGTAACAAGTTTCCAAAAGCGAAGCAAAGATTTCAAGCTCGATATCCAAGCGGTGGTTCTTCGCTGATGCTTCGAGTTCTTTGACGACGGCGTCAAGTACGTCAAGCTTTGTTCTGGGGTAAGAGTTTTGGGTGGTAAGGAGTGGAGTTGGAGATGATTTTGGGAAAGAGAGGGAAGTTTtggtgttgttgttttgatgcttttgTTTCTGGTTTTTCTTGTATTTGGGTACTGAGAAGTTGATTGTGAGTTTTGGATGGAAGCTCAAAGGCAGAGGTGGCAAAATTGTGAGCATGTTTTTGGGTTTTGGAATGAATAATAATATGACAGCAGATTTAGGAAATGCATATGGAAGCTCAAAGCTCCTTCAGAGACAACATGCTCAAATAACTGTCTttccacttgagctagcctcaagtggttagCTCAAATAACTGTCATATCATGAAAATTTTGAAGAATCAATGtgtatgaaatatatatatatatggttaaAACAGAATAATAGGATCTCTATGAACGTGTATATTAGAGCATGCAAATAAGGTGGAAATGTAAAATATGATGCTTAGGGtgggcatccgatccaatccaactttttttcctcatccgatctaatctaattagtaattgtatttagaaaatcatcatcggatccaatccaattagacctcaaaatctaatccaattcaattactaattggattagatcggttttttaattggatatccaattacacacctaaatttcaatattagcttaaaaatataaagaaaaataaataaaaaattaagtatcactttttatttaagtttaatacttcataaatatactattcttacacgtgtattgtagctaaaagttttaaataattaaaacaataacatttgtaactaataaaatagaacaaaacattatgaaaataaatacactaaacaattaagtgttacaaattcaacatacaaaaaatctaataaaaatataataaatatttattatatttttcaatatttttattatataaataattttttaatatatataaatgtaattggattggatcggtttttaattagattttgaaattgaatccaattagaatccaacttttaacatccaatccaatccaattgtaattggatatccaactttttgtaattggattggattggatcggttcggttcaattggattggattggatgatgcccACCCCTAATAATGCTAATATCTCACCTAACAAAAagtgatttaaatttaaattacaatgTAGTATGATATTAAATTTGCAtgacaataaatattataattttatatttatcattatattatttttaatattttattattaaaatttaattagcatcttcatatatattaaataatttttatatttattattgtatgattattattattttatatttttaataaattattagataaacattaaatgatatattaaattttgcatcaagatttataattatgtattgGAGCACAATAATTTAAGttaaagcaaaaatatcacaaaattAATATTCGTACTAAATATAAATCAACTTTTGCATCTCTCATTAAAGATGGTTCTAGAGCATCTCAATGGAGATGCAAATAAGCAGTGGAAAGCTAAAATATAgctcatttaataaaaattgagCTCCAATAGTGTGCCAAAAAGTTATGTAAATTTGGCACATAACAAATTTTGTGCCAAATTTGGCACAGCATTCGCtatgatgtaaaatttacacCACAATGAATGCATTACTTTTTATTGGAGTATAttgaaaaatacctcttttatttATAAGTTAACCAAATCTACctctaatttatatttaattgaaacaaacctctttttatatatagtgtacccaaaataccctaacATAAAAGATTAACATGGGGAGTATATTGAAGTGACAGGGACAAAATTGGtaaagtatttaaaaaaaaagaggtaaaaatgatagactttaaaaaagagggtaaaaataaaagaaaacaatataaaaaaagtatagagtctaatttactcttttttatttacatttatgtcatttgaattattttaaagaaTTGTTAAAAAGCACCAGTGATGTCTAGTACCCTCCTACATGTTAATATCGATATTGGTGCAATTAAGTATATGgtctcatatagtttaatataataatttttatagagtaTCGCAAACTAATTACAAGGTGACACGTGTAACACTCTAACTATTATAGgcgtgttagcgtgatttttaacgtactgtgtagctcgttgctaatcaacgaggttattagAAATCGTGATAATTAAAACTTTGCTTATTTAACTAAACCATAACATATTACACTTATAAaatttcgggatcccgtttacaaaatacagttacaaaagtttactattcatttacaaaacatttgtcgcctagcgactaaacaGCAAAATCCCtaatgtcccgaggatcgtacgctccaggcctaaccgccccgacatgtacaatctttaactgctcgctctcacggaacctcaactttagctttgcccttacctacacatagcaatagcactgtgagtcgacagattcagtaagaaaagcataacataaaaacatactaataacccgggttataatcaggcgcccatacacctaaccataaccctaactgaatcAGGATCGATCTTCACAAAGTATGACTACCGcgaatccagcctatactcagtactctaaTTGCACTAATGTGGTAGCAgttaatgttggaaattattttactaggatcttagatctactcacaagtatgttgattaacaccctaaatatgaactttctaaaacgatgaaataaacacatataaagtttaggaaaccttacattgggagcagcggaataatatgactcattccgttcagatctctaacccttgtatcctttctgtcgtagagtattatcaagatctgaacctggatctctttctctgattc is a window from the Cannabis sativa cultivar Pink pepper isolate KNU-18-1 chromosome 1, ASM2916894v1, whole genome shotgun sequence genome containing:
- the LOC115707803 gene encoding pentatricopeptide repeat-containing protein At4g25270, chloroplastic, with the translated sequence MLTILPPLPLSFHPKLTINFSVPKYKKNQKQKHQNNNTKTSLSFPKSSPTPLLTTQNSYPRTKLDVLDAVVKELEASAKNHRLDIELEIFASLLETCYELRAIDHGVRIHRLIPRNILKRNEGLSSKLLRLYASCGCIEDAHQVFDEMRKRKNTSAFVWNSLISGYTELGQYEDAMALYFQMEEEGFEPDRFTFPRVLKACGGIGSIQIGMAVHRHVVRLGFTNDGFILNALVDMYAKCGDILKARRVFDLISSRDSVSWNSILTSYIHHGLFLQALDIFRGMLQEGHQPDSIAVSAILSRVTTLKLGVQIHGWAFRQGMGWNLSIANSLIVLYAKHGELDRAQQVFDQMSERDVVSWNSIISAHSKDPKALVYFQQMESAGALPDNITFVSLLSTCAHLGLVNDGKKIFTIMTNKYRVKPIMEHYSCMVNLFGRAGLIEEAYNVIVEQMEFEAGPTVWGALLYACYLHKDVGVGEIAAARLFELEPDNERNFELLMKIYANADRLEDVERVRKMMVDRGLDS